A single region of the Gossypium arboreum isolate Shixiya-1 chromosome 12, ASM2569848v2, whole genome shotgun sequence genome encodes:
- the LOC108459922 gene encoding B3 domain-containing transcription factor NGA1-like, with protein MMNFVEEEEEKGYYCNNEDQEEDDEEVVMIREISSNNFPFSSPSSSSVSSKYKDAAAAAVHLSLGTFDSRQDHNKTQQQSGFDFDKKQDLVMDLSLGNHKNNDHEESCYESVEKEHMFDKVVTPSDVGKLNRLVIPKQHAEKYFPLDSSSIEKGLLLNFEDRNGKTWRFRYSYWNSSQSYVMTKGWSRFVKEKKLVAGDTVSFQRGVGESVKARLYIDWKLRPNALDPSPFAHIQLRNQFNFLQPVRWEPICISRNYQPLHRLNYSIYPYNHRHQHHFQHQHQQQAITYSNMSQYYQIGALQGEPMVIDSVPVIEANNNKTSAKRLRLFGVNMDCPNPTQDESSSSIPLSNTQAEYSNKGKSSLSIDLEL; from the coding sequence atgaTGAACTTtgtggaagaagaagaagaaaaagggtATTATTGTAACAATGAAGATCAAGAGGAAGATGATGAAGAAGTGGTGATGATAAGAGAAATTTCAAGCAATAACTTCCCATTTTCATCCCCTTCTTCATCTTCTGTTTCTTCAAAGTACAAAgatgctgctgctgctgctgttcATTTGTCGCTTGGAACCTTTGATTCTCGACAAGATCATAACAAAACCCAACAGCAGTCTGGTTTTGATTTTGACAAGAAACAAGACTTGGTGATGGATTTGTCCCTTGGAAACCACAAGAATAATGATCATGAAGAAAGCTGTTATGAGTCTGTTGAAAAAGAACACATGTTCGACAAAGTCGTAACACCGAGCGATGTTGGCAAGCTCAACCGTCTTGTTATACCAAAGCAACATGCCGAGAAGTACTTCCCACTCGACTCTTCTTCGATCGAAAAAGGGTTACTATTGAATTTCGAAGATCGGAACGGCAAGACATGGCGGTTCCGGTACTCGTATTGGAATAGTAGCCAGAGTTATGTGATGACTAAAGGTTGGAGCCGTTTCGTAAAGGAAAAAAAGCTCGTCGCCGGCGATACGGTATCGTTTCAACGCGGAGTCGGGGAGTCGGTTAAAGCCCGGTTGTACATCGATTGGAAACTCCGGCCTAATGCGCTCGATCCGTCACCGTTCGCACATATTCAGCTCCGAAATCAGTTCAACTTCCTTCAACCGGTCCGGTGGGAACCCATATGTATTTCACGAAATTATCAACCTTTACATCGGTTGAATTACAGCATTTACCCTTACAATCACCGCCATCAGCATCACTTCCAACACCAGCACCAGCAGCAGGCAATTACTTACAGCAATATGTCACAGTATTAtcaaattggggcattacaaggAGAGCCAATGGTGATTGATTCAGTACCAGTTATTGAAGCTAACAATAACAAAACATCAGCTAAAAGGCTAAGGTTGTTTGGTGTGAACATGGACTGTCCAAATCCGACACAAGATGAATCTTCCTCATCTATCCCACTGTCCAATACACAAGCTGAATATTCAAACAAGGGAAAATCATCCTTGTCCATTGATTTGGAGCTCTGA
- the LOC108460043 gene encoding WAT1-related protein At3g30340-like, with the protein MNSCQQWKTVTAMVAINFAMAITNVLVKKVLDNGVSHIIILMYRQAISAVFLAPIAYFWERKSRPKLTARILCQLFFNALIGATLCQYFFLLGLEYTSATFSCAFLNMVPAITFILALPFGLEKVKIKNKSGIAKFVGTTVCIGGAMVLTLYKGKTLVRSDSETMVHAVNYVKKERWGIGSIFLAAGTVFWSSWFLVQASIGRTYPCQYSSTAFLSFFSAIQSAIISLITERDFTRWVLKEKLELVTVAYIGMVGSGLCYVGMSWCVKQKGPLFTSAFTPLVQIFVAIFDFSILHGQIYLGSAIGSVFVVIGLYMLLWGRNCEAKEETQNLKQPQMEEQDCNGTPQV; encoded by the exons ATGAACAGCTGCCAACAATGGAAGACTGTGACTGCAATGGTGGCTATAAACTTTGCCATGGCTATAACAAATGTGCTTGTCAAAAAAGTTCTTGATAATGGTGTTAGCCATATAATCATCTTAATGTACCGTCAAGCAATTTCAGCTGTATTTTTGGCACCAATTGCCTACTTTTGGGAAAG GAAAAGTAGACCAAAGCTCACAGCTCGAATTTTATGCCAGCTTTTTTTTAATGCTCTTATAGG GGCGACACTCTGTCAATATTTTTTCCTTTTGGGACTTGAATATACATCTGCAACTTTCTCTTGTGCATTCCTTAATATGGTTCCTGCAATTACCTTCATATTGGCTCTACCATTTGG GTTAGAGAAGGTGAAAATCAAAAACAAGtccgggattgccaagtttgtgGGCACGACGGTTTGCATCGGCGGAGCTATGGTGCTGACACTTTACAAAGGGAAAACGTTAGTCAGGTCGGATTCAGAGACCATGGTTCACGCTGTAAACTACGTTAAGAAAGAGAGATGGGGCATCGGTTCGATATTCCTAGCCGCGGGTACCGTCTTTTGGTCATCATGGTTCCTAGTGCAAGCCAGTATAGGAAGGACATATCCATGCCAATATTCTAGTACTGCATTCTTGTCCTTTTTCAGTGCAATTCAATCAGCCATTATTAGTTTGATAACAGAAAGGGATTTCACAAGATGGGTCTTGAAGGAGAAACTTGAACTCGTAACAGTGGCGTACATA GGAATGGTGGGATCTGGTTTGTGCTATGTGGGAATGTCTTGGTGTGTGAAACAAAAGGGTCCACTTTTCACTTCAGCTTTCACTCCCTTGGTGCAAATATTTGTAGCCATTTTTGATTTCTCTATTCTACATGGGCAAATCTACCTTGGAAG TGCCATTGGATCTGTTTTTGTTGTGATTGGTTTATATATGCTGCTATGGGGCAGAAACTGTGAGGCTAAAGAAGAAACTCAAAACCTCAAACAACCACAAATGGAGGAACAAGACTGCAATGGAACGCCACAGGTTTAA
- the LOC108459596 gene encoding uncharacterized protein LOC108459596, with amino-acid sequence MPCFTATPFYLLTLFPLFFYFSPQIAQSSPDNSRSIRLPSDGFTIADDNEGVCARFTKPASCPVTCFRTEPVCGVDGVTYWCGCADAYCAGTRVAKSGFCEVGNGGSASVPGQALLLVHIVWLILLGFFVLCGLF; translated from the coding sequence ATGCCGTGCTTCACTGCAACTCCGTTCTACCTCTTAACCCTGTTTCCCCTCTTCTTTTATTTCTCTCCACAGATCGCACAATCTTCTCCGGATAATTCAAGATCTATCCGTTTACCTTCCGATGGATTCACCATCGCCGACGATAACGAAGGCGTCTGCGCTCGATTCACCAAGCCCGCATCATGTCCGGTCACTTGCTTCCGAACGGAGCCAGTTTGTGGCGTCGACGGCGTAACATATTGGTGCGGTTGCGCGGATGCCTACTGTGCCGGCACTCGCGTGGCGAAATCAGGATTTTGTGAAGTTGGAAATGGAGGTAGCGCGTCGGTTCCTGGTCAAGCGTTGCTTTTGGTTCACATTGTTTGGCTGATCTTGCTCGGTTTCTTTGTATTGTGCGGTCTTTTCTGA
- the LOC108457708 gene encoding glycosyltransferase family protein 64 C3 isoform X1: MVNPSEGLLLCWSIKYHIRVDSSQIGAKMGVYAVAICLFFSLSVVLCLRIPNLSSDIEKDTILSSVCHPGNQPNPRTLRSDQLTVLINGYSESRIPLLHSIAASYSASPVVSSVLVLWGNPHTSPLTLSHLAHNLSVSSWGNAAISLVPQSSSSLNARFLPRLSIGTRAVLVCDDDVEVDLKTVEFAFRMWKGNPDRLIGIFVRSHDIDMTRKEWIYTVHPNKYSIVLTKFMMMKREYLFKYSCGGGSLMREMRKMVDEMQNCEDILMNFVVAEETNTGPLMVGAERARDWGDPRNEDSDGDGLRLVRDVGLSSRKAEHRKRRGKCITEFHRVFGRMPLRFSYGKLVSSVGEQGLCKKGTNLVLCDH, encoded by the exons ATGGTAAATCCATCGGAAG GGCTACTTTTGTGCTGGTCAATTAAGTATCACATTCGAGTTGACTCGAGTCAAATTGGGGCCAAGATGGGAGTATATGCAGTTGCAATCTGCCTCTTCTTCTCCCTCTCGGTTGTGTTGTGTCTCCGCATCCCTAATCTCTCTTCAGACATTGAAAAAGACACAATCTTATCGTCAGTATGCCACCCCGGAAATCAGCCCAATCCTCGCACTCTCAGATCTGATCAGTTAACTGTTCTCATCAATGGCTATTCCGAGTCCCGCATCCCTCTGCTTCATTCCATTGCTGCCTCTTACTCCGCATCCCCAGTGGTATCCTCTGTGCTGGTTCTCTGGGGTAACCCCCATACCTCACCCCTTACTCTTTCTCATTTGGCACACAATCTGTCGGTTTCATCCTGGGGCAATGCTGCCATCTCCCTCGTGCCTCAATCGTCAAGCAGCTTGAACGCCCGGTTCCTGCCGAGGTTGTCGATTGGTACACGTGCGGTTCTGGTGTGCGATGATGACGTGGAAGTGGATTTGAAAACGGTGGAATTCGCATTTAGGATGTGGAAGGGGAATCCAGATCGTTTAATTGGGATATTCGTGAGATCGCATGATATTGATATGACAAGGAAGGAGTGGATTTATACGGTGCATCCGAACAAGTATTCGATAGTGCTCACCAAGTTCATGATGATGAAGAGGGAGTATTTGTTCAAGTACAGTTGCGGGGGAGGTTCCCTAATGCGTGAGATGAGGAAGATGGTTGATGAGATGCAGAATTGCGAGGATATTCTGATGAACTTTGTGGTGGCAGAGGAGACAAATACAGGGCCTTTAATGGTGGGAGCGGAAAGGGCCAGAGATTGGGGAGACCCAAGAAATGAAGATAGCGATGGCGATGGCTTAAGACTAGTAAGAGACGTGGGGTTGAGCAGTAGGAAAGCAGAGCACCGGAAGAGGAGAGGGAAATGTATAACTGAGTTCCATAGAGTTTTCGGAAGGATGCCCCTTCGATTCAGTTATGGTAAGTTGGTTTCTTCTGTTGGAGAACAAGGCCTTTGTAAGAAAGGCACCAATTTGGTGCTGTGTGACCATTGA
- the LOC108457708 gene encoding glycosyltransferase family protein 64 C3 isoform X2, which translates to MGVYAVAICLFFSLSVVLCLRIPNLSSDIEKDTILSSVCHPGNQPNPRTLRSDQLTVLINGYSESRIPLLHSIAASYSASPVVSSVLVLWGNPHTSPLTLSHLAHNLSVSSWGNAAISLVPQSSSSLNARFLPRLSIGTRAVLVCDDDVEVDLKTVEFAFRMWKGNPDRLIGIFVRSHDIDMTRKEWIYTVHPNKYSIVLTKFMMMKREYLFKYSCGGGSLMREMRKMVDEMQNCEDILMNFVVAEETNTGPLMVGAERARDWGDPRNEDSDGDGLRLVRDVGLSSRKAEHRKRRGKCITEFHRVFGRMPLRFSYGKLVSSVGEQGLCKKGTNLVLCDH; encoded by the coding sequence ATGGGAGTATATGCAGTTGCAATCTGCCTCTTCTTCTCCCTCTCGGTTGTGTTGTGTCTCCGCATCCCTAATCTCTCTTCAGACATTGAAAAAGACACAATCTTATCGTCAGTATGCCACCCCGGAAATCAGCCCAATCCTCGCACTCTCAGATCTGATCAGTTAACTGTTCTCATCAATGGCTATTCCGAGTCCCGCATCCCTCTGCTTCATTCCATTGCTGCCTCTTACTCCGCATCCCCAGTGGTATCCTCTGTGCTGGTTCTCTGGGGTAACCCCCATACCTCACCCCTTACTCTTTCTCATTTGGCACACAATCTGTCGGTTTCATCCTGGGGCAATGCTGCCATCTCCCTCGTGCCTCAATCGTCAAGCAGCTTGAACGCCCGGTTCCTGCCGAGGTTGTCGATTGGTACACGTGCGGTTCTGGTGTGCGATGATGACGTGGAAGTGGATTTGAAAACGGTGGAATTCGCATTTAGGATGTGGAAGGGGAATCCAGATCGTTTAATTGGGATATTCGTGAGATCGCATGATATTGATATGACAAGGAAGGAGTGGATTTATACGGTGCATCCGAACAAGTATTCGATAGTGCTCACCAAGTTCATGATGATGAAGAGGGAGTATTTGTTCAAGTACAGTTGCGGGGGAGGTTCCCTAATGCGTGAGATGAGGAAGATGGTTGATGAGATGCAGAATTGCGAGGATATTCTGATGAACTTTGTGGTGGCAGAGGAGACAAATACAGGGCCTTTAATGGTGGGAGCGGAAAGGGCCAGAGATTGGGGAGACCCAAGAAATGAAGATAGCGATGGCGATGGCTTAAGACTAGTAAGAGACGTGGGGTTGAGCAGTAGGAAAGCAGAGCACCGGAAGAGGAGAGGGAAATGTATAACTGAGTTCCATAGAGTTTTCGGAAGGATGCCCCTTCGATTCAGTTATGGTAAGTTGGTTTCTTCTGTTGGAGAACAAGGCCTTTGTAAGAAAGGCACCAATTTGGTGCTGTGTGACCATTGA
- the LOC108458042 gene encoding probable inactive purple acid phosphatase 29 isoform X1 → MERATMVRPSSTFVKINKKKLWVSLAIAVLSLCFVPINVSAAVRRQTPQQHHLSRKPFSKLRFGRNGEFKILQVADMHYADGKTTPCEDVLPSQVDGCSDLNTTAFIHRMIEAEKPNFIVFTGDNIYGFDSKDSAKSMDAAFAPAIAARIPWAAVLGNHDQEGTLSREGVMKHIVGLNHTLSQLNPSELHVIDGFGNYNLEVGGVEGSGFVNKSILNLYFLDSGDYSTVPAIPGYGWIKPSQQLWFQLTSAKLRRAYMSPPNAQKSSAPGLVYFHIPLPEVASFDSTNFTGVRQEDIGSASVNSGFFTSLVEAGDVKAVFTGHDHVNDFCGQLTGIQLCYGGGFGYHAYGKAGWPRRARVVVASLEKTEEGGWGTVKSIKTWKRLDDKHLTAIDGEVLWSKKHTGTRRKKHINGSTA, encoded by the exons ATGGAAAGAGCAACAATGGTGCGACCTTCTTCAACATTTGTTAAAATCAACAAGAAAAAACTCTGGGTTTCACTTGCGATCGCTGTGCTTTCGCTTTGTTTTGTGCCCATTAACGTCTCCGCCGCCGTCAGGCGACAAACTCCGCAACAGCATCATCTATCGCGGAAGCCGTTTTCGAAGCTGAGGTTTGGCCGGAACGGAGAGTTCAAGATACTCCAAGTGGCGGACATGCACTACGCTGATGGTAAAACGACACCGTGTGAAGATGTGTTGCCTAGTCAAGTTGATGGTTGCTCTGACCTTAACACGACGGCGTTTATCCACCGCATGATTGAAGCTGAGAAACCCAATTTCATCGTTTTCACTG GGGATAACATCTATGGATTCGATTCCAAGGATTCGGCGAAATCAATGGATGCAGCATTTGCCCCTGCAATTGCTGCTAGAATTCCATGGGCTGCTGTTTTGGGGAACCATGACCAAGAAGGCACGTTATCAAGGGAAGGCGTTATGAAACACATTGTTGGATTGAATCATACTTTGTCTCAATTGAATCCTTCTGAATTACATGTTATTGATGGTTTTGGCAACTATAACCTAGAGGTCGGGGGAGTCGAAGGGTCCGGTTTTGTAAACAAATCTATTCTCAATCTCTACTTCCTTGACAGTGGAGATTACTCGACGGTTCCAGCTATCCCGGGTTATGGTTGGATTAAACCCTCTCAACAGTTATGGTTTCAACTTACTTCTGCAAAGCTTCGG AGAGCTTACATGAGCCCACCAAATGCTCAAAAATCATCTGCACCTGGACTTGTTTATTTTCACATACCGTTGCCTGAAGTTGCAAGTTTTGACTCTACGAACTTCACTGGGGTGAGACAAGAAGACATTGGCTCTGCTTCCGTGAACTCGGGTTTCTTCACAAGTTTGGTAGAAGCTGGGGATGTGAAGGCTGTATTTACTGGTCATGATCACGTCAACGATTTTTGTGGCCAATTGACTGGTATACAACTGTGTTATGGTGGTGGATTTGGATACCATGCTTATGGGAAAGCTGGATGGCCTAGGAGAGCTAGGGTGGTGGTAGCGTCTTTAGAGAAGACTGAGGAAGGAGGTTGGGGCACTGTCAAGTCAATTAAGACGTGGAAGCGCCTTGACGATAAACATCTCACTGCCATTGACGGGGAGGTCCTTTGGAGCAAGAAACATACTG GTACTCGTAGAAAGAAACATATCAATGGCAGTACTGCTTGA
- the LOC108458042 gene encoding probable inactive purple acid phosphatase 29 isoform X2, translating into MERATMVRPSSTFVKINKKKLWVSLAIAVLSLCFVPINVSAAVRRQTPQQHHLSRKPFSKLRFGRNGEFKILQVADMHYADGKTTPCEDVLPSQVDGCSDLNTTAFIHRMIEAEKPNFIVFTGDNIYGFDSKDSAKSMDAAFAPAIAARIPWAAVLGNHDQEGTLSREGVMKHIVGLNHTLSQLNPSELHVIDGFGNYNLEVGGVEGSGFVNKSILNLYFLDSGDYSTVPAIPGYGWIKPSQQLWFQLTSAKLRRAYMSPPNAQKSSAPGLVYFHIPLPEVASFDSTNFTGVRQEDIGSASVNSGFFTSLVEAGDVKAVFTGHDHVNDFCGQLTGIQLCYGGGFGYHAYGKAGWPRRARVVVASLEKTEEGGWGTVKSIKTWKRLDDKHLTAIDGEVLWSKKHTGKVE; encoded by the exons ATGGAAAGAGCAACAATGGTGCGACCTTCTTCAACATTTGTTAAAATCAACAAGAAAAAACTCTGGGTTTCACTTGCGATCGCTGTGCTTTCGCTTTGTTTTGTGCCCATTAACGTCTCCGCCGCCGTCAGGCGACAAACTCCGCAACAGCATCATCTATCGCGGAAGCCGTTTTCGAAGCTGAGGTTTGGCCGGAACGGAGAGTTCAAGATACTCCAAGTGGCGGACATGCACTACGCTGATGGTAAAACGACACCGTGTGAAGATGTGTTGCCTAGTCAAGTTGATGGTTGCTCTGACCTTAACACGACGGCGTTTATCCACCGCATGATTGAAGCTGAGAAACCCAATTTCATCGTTTTCACTG GGGATAACATCTATGGATTCGATTCCAAGGATTCGGCGAAATCAATGGATGCAGCATTTGCCCCTGCAATTGCTGCTAGAATTCCATGGGCTGCTGTTTTGGGGAACCATGACCAAGAAGGCACGTTATCAAGGGAAGGCGTTATGAAACACATTGTTGGATTGAATCATACTTTGTCTCAATTGAATCCTTCTGAATTACATGTTATTGATGGTTTTGGCAACTATAACCTAGAGGTCGGGGGAGTCGAAGGGTCCGGTTTTGTAAACAAATCTATTCTCAATCTCTACTTCCTTGACAGTGGAGATTACTCGACGGTTCCAGCTATCCCGGGTTATGGTTGGATTAAACCCTCTCAACAGTTATGGTTTCAACTTACTTCTGCAAAGCTTCGG AGAGCTTACATGAGCCCACCAAATGCTCAAAAATCATCTGCACCTGGACTTGTTTATTTTCACATACCGTTGCCTGAAGTTGCAAGTTTTGACTCTACGAACTTCACTGGGGTGAGACAAGAAGACATTGGCTCTGCTTCCGTGAACTCGGGTTTCTTCACAAGTTTGGTAGAAGCTGGGGATGTGAAGGCTGTATTTACTGGTCATGATCACGTCAACGATTTTTGTGGCCAATTGACTGGTATACAACTGTGTTATGGTGGTGGATTTGGATACCATGCTTATGGGAAAGCTGGATGGCCTAGGAGAGCTAGGGTGGTGGTAGCGTCTTTAGAGAAGACTGAGGAAGGAGGTTGGGGCACTGTCAAGTCAATTAAGACGTGGAAGCGCCTTGACGATAAACATCTCACTGCCATTGACGGGGAGGTCCTTTGGAGCAAGAAACATACTGGTAAAGTCGAGTAA